In Idiomarina sp. PL1-037, a single genomic region encodes these proteins:
- the aroE gene encoding shikimate dehydrogenase: protein MKLVTSLGVFGNPIAHSLSPRIHALFAQTRQDSINYQRYLSTPAHFPRRVAEFFRRGGQGANVTLPFKQQAASLVTKLSDRARLAGAVNTLIPYGNGQLLGDNTDGEGLIIDLKNKGFKVSGRSLVVFGAGGSARGILPLLLEQKPRCLYLVNRTAEKAETLKSQLEALGLVAANRIQVRPSASEIDEPIDLLINATSSSLNGQRLTLPSVLSENASGYDLMYADQPTVFMEQLTQAGCKNVSDGFGMLIEQAASSYQLWMEGERPDTAFVMAEMRAPS, encoded by the coding sequence ATGAAACTAGTGACCAGCCTGGGCGTATTCGGGAATCCTATAGCGCATAGCCTGTCCCCGCGTATTCATGCGTTATTTGCGCAGACTCGGCAGGACTCAATTAACTATCAACGCTATTTATCCACGCCTGCGCATTTTCCCCGCCGGGTTGCTGAATTTTTCCGCCGTGGCGGGCAGGGTGCTAATGTCACCTTGCCATTTAAACAGCAGGCTGCATCGTTGGTTACTAAATTGTCCGATCGTGCGCGGTTAGCGGGCGCAGTAAACACCTTAATTCCCTACGGCAATGGCCAGCTTTTAGGTGATAATACTGACGGCGAAGGTTTAATTATCGACCTTAAGAACAAAGGGTTTAAAGTAAGTGGGCGCTCACTTGTTGTTTTTGGCGCCGGAGGCTCAGCGCGCGGAATACTACCTCTTCTTCTGGAGCAAAAGCCGCGGTGTCTGTATTTGGTTAATCGAACAGCAGAGAAAGCTGAAACGCTTAAATCTCAGCTAGAGGCATTAGGGTTGGTTGCAGCGAACCGAATTCAGGTACGCCCGTCTGCGTCTGAAATTGACGAGCCCATAGATCTGCTGATTAATGCAACCAGCAGCAGCTTGAATGGACAGCGTTTAACGCTCCCCTCGGTACTATCCGAAAATGCCTCTGGCTATGACTTAATGTATGCAGACCAACCAACGGTCTTTATGGAGCAGCTGACGCAGGCCGGCTGTAAAAATGTCAGCGATGGGTTTGGCATGTTGATTGAGCAGGCCGCATCATCTTACCAACTTTGGATGGAAGGCGAACGTCCCGATACTGCATTTGTTATGGCTGAAATGCGAGCCCCTAGTTGA
- a CDS encoding type I DNA topoisomerase — MSSDERCPCCERPLVIKHVGHNSFLGCTGYPDCDYKRGLREQSEIEPEDLGVPCPECGKELQLKSGRYGLFVGCSDFPECEFVTEPNVEEEETIRCPECGKGQLHQKTSRRGTVFYACDQYPKCQFTVNQPPVDEACPKCQYPLLVKKKTAAGIRKVCPQKQCDYKSDAL, encoded by the coding sequence ATGTCATCAGATGAGCGCTGTCCCTGTTGTGAGCGACCACTGGTTATTAAACATGTTGGGCATAACAGCTTTTTAGGCTGTACTGGTTACCCTGACTGCGATTATAAGCGAGGTCTTCGGGAGCAATCTGAAATTGAGCCTGAAGATCTTGGCGTCCCCTGTCCTGAGTGTGGCAAAGAACTGCAGTTAAAGAGCGGTCGTTATGGCTTATTTGTTGGCTGCAGCGATTTTCCTGAATGTGAGTTCGTTACTGAACCGAACGTTGAGGAAGAAGAGACAATTCGCTGCCCTGAATGCGGCAAAGGCCAGCTACACCAAAAAACATCGCGGCGCGGTACCGTATTCTATGCTTGCGACCAGTACCCGAAATGTCAGTTTACCGTGAATCAGCCTCCGGTCGATGAAGCCTGTCCGAAATGCCAGTACCCGCTGCTGGTGAAAAAGAAAACCGCCGCTGGAATTCGCAAAGTCTGCCCGCAAAAGCAATGCGACTATAAGTCGGACGCGTTATAA
- the dprA gene encoding DNA-processing protein DprA, whose protein sequence is MNTQELCVLMGMTRASNKVQKAARECENWEAIFERWGQSLKPVEPRWLNAAESWCRSDYQGVISYFSEDYPTALKAIANPPWLLYYRGRKELLQGVSVAIVGSRKATHSGLQIADWFSERLVAAGVVVVSGLAMGIDAQAHKTAADKGKTIAVLGTGIDQYYPRRNKALQDFIAHQGLLISEFPPGQTARVDHFPRRNRIISGISQAVVVVEAARKSGSLSTAIHALNEGREVGAVPGSVLLPEHQGCHWLIQQGAKLINTPQDILDWFSVDDTEVAIEGDTECRDESLANNRLFASLSSEPRTIDDMVQLSGLEVAEVMEKVVLLELEGLVAAVPGGYIKVGRR, encoded by the coding sequence GTGAACACACAGGAATTATGTGTATTAATGGGGATGACACGCGCATCAAACAAGGTACAGAAAGCTGCTCGGGAATGTGAGAACTGGGAAGCCATTTTTGAGCGATGGGGACAATCGCTAAAACCGGTAGAGCCGCGTTGGTTAAACGCCGCTGAAAGCTGGTGTCGTAGTGACTATCAGGGCGTTATTTCTTACTTTAGTGAAGATTACCCAACTGCGTTAAAAGCCATAGCTAATCCGCCTTGGTTACTTTATTACCGGGGCCGTAAAGAGCTGCTGCAGGGTGTTAGTGTGGCTATTGTTGGCAGCCGCAAAGCCACTCACAGTGGGTTACAAATTGCTGACTGGTTTAGCGAGCGCTTAGTGGCGGCGGGTGTTGTGGTGGTTAGCGGTCTGGCTATGGGCATTGACGCTCAGGCACATAAAACCGCAGCCGATAAAGGAAAAACCATAGCGGTTTTAGGTACCGGTATCGATCAGTATTACCCTAGAAGAAATAAAGCCTTACAGGATTTTATTGCGCATCAGGGGCTGCTGATTTCTGAATTTCCGCCGGGGCAAACCGCGCGAGTCGATCATTTCCCCCGCCGTAACCGTATTATTAGTGGTATCAGTCAGGCTGTGGTAGTGGTTGAAGCAGCACGCAAAAGTGGTTCGCTTTCAACGGCAATACACGCGTTGAACGAAGGGCGTGAAGTTGGAGCGGTGCCGGGGTCTGTGTTGTTGCCGGAGCATCAGGGCTGCCACTGGTTAATTCAACAGGGCGCTAAGTTAATTAATACGCCGCAGGACATTCTCGACTGGTTCTCGGTTGACGATACTGAGGTTGCCATAGAAGGTGATACAGAATGTCGCGATGAAAGCTTGGCAAACAATCGATTGTTCGCTAGTCTGAGTTCAGAGCCACGAACAATTGATGACATGGTACAATTGTCCGGACTCGAGGTTGCTGAAGTCATGGAGAAAGTAGTGTTACTCGAATTAGAAGGGCTAGTGGCAGCCGTACCAGGCGGTTATATAAAAGTGGGGAGGCGCTAA
- the trkA gene encoding Trk system potassium transporter TrkA: MKIIILGVGQVGGTLAENLVGERNDITIVDTNNDLLDDLQDKYDLRVVVGNGAHPDVLRRAGADDADLLIAVTSSDETNMIACQVAYSIFNTPKKIARIRSEEYIRYKDQLFHNQDAPVDHIISPEQLVTSYIRRLIDYPGALQVMEFANGRASLVAVKAYYGGKLVGHAISTLREHIPNIDTRVAAIYRQGKPIRPTGTTIIEADDEVFFIADTRHISTVMQELQKLEDKYRRIMIVGGGNIGAGLAKQLEVDHRVKLIERSETRAEELSQSLEHTLIFRGDASDQKLLEEEHVEDIDVFIAVTNDDEANIMSAMLAKRMGARKTMVLIQRSAYVDLVQGGEIDIAISPQRATVSALLTHVRRGDIVNVYSLRKGAAEAIEAIAHGDEDTSRVVGKAIKDIKLPPGTTIGAVVRGQEVLMAHSETIIHSDDHVILFLLDKKYIDQVEKVFQPSAMFF; the protein is encoded by the coding sequence ATGAAAATTATCATACTCGGTGTTGGCCAGGTTGGTGGCACATTAGCAGAAAACCTGGTTGGCGAACGCAACGATATCACCATAGTTGATACCAATAACGATTTACTAGACGATTTGCAGGATAAGTATGATCTGCGGGTCGTCGTTGGTAACGGAGCCCATCCTGATGTTTTACGTCGCGCGGGTGCCGACGATGCCGACTTACTTATTGCAGTAACCAGCAGCGACGAAACCAATATGATTGCCTGTCAGGTTGCTTACTCGATATTTAATACACCAAAGAAAATAGCCAGAATTCGCTCTGAAGAATATATCCGCTATAAAGATCAGCTTTTTCATAATCAGGATGCACCGGTTGACCACATCATTTCACCGGAACAACTGGTAACCAGCTATATTCGCCGGCTGATTGACTACCCCGGCGCTCTGCAAGTTATGGAGTTTGCCAACGGACGAGCCAGTCTGGTGGCGGTAAAGGCCTACTACGGCGGAAAGCTGGTTGGTCATGCTATCTCAACACTGCGGGAGCATATTCCCAATATCGACACCCGGGTTGCGGCTATTTATCGTCAGGGTAAGCCTATACGCCCTACCGGAACCACAATCATCGAAGCCGATGATGAAGTCTTCTTCATTGCAGATACTCGCCACATCAGCACCGTAATGCAGGAACTGCAAAAGCTGGAAGATAAGTACCGCAGAATAATGATTGTTGGTGGCGGGAACATTGGTGCCGGTCTGGCGAAACAACTGGAAGTTGATCACCGGGTTAAGCTGATAGAGCGCTCAGAAACCCGCGCGGAAGAACTTTCTCAAAGCCTTGAGCATACCTTAATTTTCCGCGGTGACGCGTCCGATCAAAAATTGCTGGAAGAAGAGCACGTTGAAGACATCGACGTATTTATTGCGGTTACCAACGACGACGAAGCGAATATTATGTCAGCCATGCTGGCTAAACGCATGGGCGCCCGTAAAACCATGGTGCTCATTCAGCGTAGCGCCTACGTTGACTTGGTGCAGGGAGGCGAAATTGATATTGCCATTTCACCGCAACGCGCCACAGTGTCAGCTCTACTAACTCACGTACGCCGTGGCGATATTGTTAACGTTTACTCACTGCGAAAAGGTGCGGCCGAAGCTATTGAGGCAATTGCACATGGTGATGAAGACACCTCCCGAGTGGTGGGTAAAGCCATTAAAGATATCAAGCTTCCGCCGGGAACCACCATTGGTGCGGTTGTCCGAGGACAAGAAGTGCTTATGGCGCACAGTGAAACCATTATTCACTCCGACGACCACGTTATTCTTTTCTTGCTGGATAAAAAGTACATTGATCAGGTTGAAAAAGTCTTCCAGCCAAGTGCGATGTTCTTTTAG
- the rsmB gene encoding 16S rRNA (cytosine(967)-C(5))-methyltransferase RsmB, with protein MSQQKKPENSGQGATSRAAAATALFHVLEKGESLSAALPHATGNLSDADKRLASAISYGVLRVLPNLNKLVGAKLDKPLKGKLKVLHYLLLVGAYQLYCLRIKDHAAVSATVEAARILGKRNHKGLVNGILRQLLREAPTADESQQRELPVDAMENHPRWLFDAIQADHPQKASDILLENNAHPPMWLRVNRRFFNRDDYLRQLEDSGIAAEGDTLASDAIRLHSPVPVERLPGFDRGHASVQDRSAQLAADYLNVKASHRVLDCCAAPGGKLLHLLERNDFEQPVQAIDIDAKRLDRVDENLERAGLSAVVHCADVSVTDDWWDGEQFDRILLDAPCSATGVIRRHPDIKWLRRAEDINELAQLQNQILNSLWPLLKNGGELLYATCSILNQENQTQIESFLKQQSSASLIPIDEKQKTLQLLPGEHNGDGFFYARLKKVE; from the coding sequence ATGAGCCAGCAGAAAAAGCCAGAAAACAGCGGTCAGGGAGCAACTAGCCGGGCCGCCGCTGCAACCGCCCTCTTTCATGTATTAGAGAAAGGTGAGTCGCTTTCCGCAGCTTTACCCCACGCCACCGGTAACCTCTCTGACGCAGACAAACGTCTTGCCAGTGCAATTAGCTACGGTGTTTTAAGGGTTCTGCCCAACCTTAACAAGCTGGTTGGGGCTAAACTGGATAAGCCACTTAAAGGTAAGCTTAAAGTATTGCACTACTTACTACTGGTAGGTGCCTATCAGCTTTATTGTCTGCGCATTAAAGATCACGCTGCCGTCAGCGCCACAGTAGAAGCGGCGCGTATTCTGGGCAAACGTAATCACAAAGGCCTGGTAAACGGTATACTCCGTCAATTGCTTCGCGAAGCGCCAACTGCAGATGAGTCACAGCAGCGCGAGCTGCCTGTTGACGCGATGGAAAATCATCCGCGCTGGTTGTTTGACGCAATTCAGGCAGACCACCCGCAAAAAGCCAGCGACATTCTTTTAGAAAACAACGCTCACCCGCCCATGTGGTTGCGCGTGAACCGTCGTTTTTTCAATCGCGATGACTATTTGAGACAACTGGAAGACAGTGGTATTGCTGCCGAAGGCGACACCCTCGCCAGCGATGCTATTCGGCTGCATTCACCTGTTCCGGTTGAAAGGCTTCCGGGCTTTGACCGCGGACACGCATCGGTGCAGGACCGTTCGGCACAGCTGGCTGCTGATTACCTGAACGTAAAGGCTTCCCACCGCGTACTCGATTGTTGCGCTGCTCCAGGAGGCAAGCTATTGCACCTGCTTGAGCGAAACGACTTTGAACAACCGGTTCAGGCCATTGATATCGATGCTAAACGTCTTGACCGAGTGGACGAAAACCTGGAGCGCGCCGGTTTAAGTGCCGTAGTTCATTGCGCCGATGTTTCTGTAACCGACGACTGGTGGGACGGCGAGCAGTTTGACCGCATACTTTTGGATGCCCCATGTTCTGCAACAGGCGTAATACGCCGCCACCCTGATATTAAATGGCTGCGTCGCGCTGAGGACATTAATGAGCTCGCACAATTGCAAAACCAGATACTCAATTCGCTTTGGCCTTTACTTAAAAACGGCGGGGAACTGCTTTACGCAACCTGCTCTATTCTAAACCAGGAAAACCAAACTCAAATTGAGTCTTTTCTAAAACAGCAATCGAGTGCTAGTCTGATACCTATTGATGAAAAGCAGAAAACTCTGCAACTGCTCCCGGGTGAACATAACGGGGATGGTTTCTTTTACGCGAGATTGAAAAAAGTCGAATGA
- a CDS encoding YigZ family protein: MHDQDYDIPASETEVEIEVKGSRFIACLAHTANADSAAEFLAVVRKRWPKASHYCSASLFSAPNNSQSMAYSDDGEPSGTAGRPMLMALQNSGVGEVTAIVVRYFGGVKLGTGGLQRAYTDATVAALNELEREQRVFKQRFQLNFAYTDQGDVEPLLLEANAEMESSEYEESVRLKVLLRPVNVGALQKKLQAATRGRVQLKELD; this comes from the coding sequence TTGCATGATCAGGATTACGACATTCCGGCTTCGGAAACGGAAGTCGAAATAGAAGTTAAAGGCAGCCGCTTTATTGCGTGCCTGGCACATACAGCAAACGCCGATAGCGCCGCTGAGTTTCTGGCGGTCGTAAGAAAGCGCTGGCCCAAAGCTTCTCACTACTGTTCTGCGTCGCTTTTTTCCGCGCCTAATAACAGTCAAAGTATGGCTTACAGCGACGACGGCGAACCTTCCGGAACGGCAGGGCGACCTATGCTTATGGCGCTACAAAATAGTGGTGTAGGTGAGGTTACCGCTATAGTTGTGAGATATTTCGGTGGAGTGAAGCTGGGAACGGGCGGACTTCAGCGGGCCTATACCGACGCGACAGTTGCTGCACTGAATGAGCTTGAAAGAGAGCAGCGGGTTTTTAAACAACGCTTTCAGTTAAACTTTGCTTATACCGATCAGGGCGATGTTGAACCACTTTTGCTTGAGGCCAATGCTGAAATGGAATCTTCGGAGTATGAAGAGAGTGTGCGGCTTAAGGTGTTGCTACGCCCCGTGAATGTTGGGGCGTTGCAGAAGAAGCTACAAGCTGCCACCCGTGGCCGGGTGCAGTTGAAAGAACTGGACTAA
- the hemF gene encoding oxygen-dependent coproporphyrinogen oxidase, translating into MHNDYLKQVKSYLMSLQDAICQQLAQADGEQSFQEDSWDRPGGGGGRSRIIKNGSVFEQGGVGFSHVYGEKMPASATAHRPELEGRDFNACGVSLVMHPENPMVPTVHMNVRFFIAQKEGEEPVWWFGGGFDLTPFYPFDEDIIEWHQQAKNALDSVDEKLYPEYKAWCDDYFFLKHRDEARGVGGIFFDDLNDRSFDECFSVIKAVGDAFTRAYLPIVERRKNLAYTQQQRDFQLYRRGRYVEFNLVWDRGTLFGLQTGGRTESILMSMPPLARWEYDWQAQPGSEEEQLTEYYLKPRDWLSV; encoded by the coding sequence ATGCATAATGATTACTTGAAGCAGGTAAAAAGTTACCTCATGTCGTTGCAGGATGCTATTTGCCAACAGTTGGCGCAGGCGGATGGTGAGCAGAGCTTTCAGGAAGACAGCTGGGACCGGCCGGGAGGCGGCGGTGGTCGCTCGAGGATCATAAAAAACGGTTCGGTTTTTGAACAGGGCGGTGTGGGCTTTTCGCACGTTTACGGTGAGAAAATGCCTGCCTCGGCAACGGCACATCGACCGGAGCTGGAAGGGCGCGACTTTAATGCTTGTGGCGTTTCTCTGGTAATGCACCCGGAAAACCCTATGGTGCCGACGGTCCATATGAATGTGCGTTTTTTTATTGCGCAAAAAGAAGGTGAAGAACCGGTCTGGTGGTTTGGTGGCGGCTTCGATTTAACGCCGTTTTACCCTTTTGACGAAGACATTATTGAGTGGCATCAACAGGCGAAAAACGCGCTCGATAGCGTCGATGAAAAGCTTTACCCGGAGTACAAAGCCTGGTGCGATGACTACTTTTTCCTTAAGCATCGCGATGAAGCGCGTGGTGTGGGTGGTATATTCTTTGACGACCTTAATGACCGTTCATTTGACGAGTGCTTTTCGGTTATAAAAGCGGTGGGGGATGCTTTCACTAGAGCTTATCTGCCTATTGTCGAGCGCCGCAAAAACTTAGCTTATACTCAGCAACAAAGAGACTTCCAGCTATATCGCCGCGGGCGATACGTGGAGTTTAACCTGGTCTGGGATAGGGGAACTTTGTTTGGCCTGCAAACCGGTGGCAGAACGGAGTCTATTTTAATGTCGATGCCACCGCTGGCGCGTTGGGAATACGACTGGCAGGCTCAGCCCGGTTCTGAGGAAGAGCAACTTACTGAGTATTATTTAAAACCCAGAGACTGGCTGTCAGTATGA
- the pepQ gene encoding Xaa-Pro dipeptidase, with product MTAIADLWPLFPDHIKQLQTRAERLFKRENLDLVAIHSGQQKRWFLDDMNYPFRANPHFKAWCPETQLPNAWIILKPNTRPTLVLLSSPDFWHTTASLEGAPWLEEFHVEHISSPEAIEKLLPYGKKNAAYLGEHIEVAKALGFENINPDPVLHFFHYHRLFKTDYEIACLTQANHLAAEGHVAAADAFFNGESEFDCLLKYMAATRQGQNEVPYNHIIGQNENASVLHHWMPDKKVSGSLKSMLVDAGAEVCGYAADVSRTWSKQHNEYEELIAALDQITLALIDKMKPGVEFPALHQLAHEQIANVLFAFGFVSCSPEQMIEDGITTVFLPHGLGHPLGLQVHDVGAAQADERGTPIAPPSGHLTLKTTRTVEPRQVYTIEPGIYFIEPLLQKLANSRNKHLINWRRVDEFKPFGGVRVEDNIVVYRERNDNLTRQTALDEYVKKVTRLA from the coding sequence ATGACTGCAATAGCAGATTTGTGGCCGTTGTTTCCTGACCATATAAAACAGCTTCAGACTCGTGCTGAACGACTTTTTAAACGAGAAAATTTAGATTTAGTTGCTATTCATTCGGGCCAGCAAAAGCGCTGGTTTTTGGATGATATGAATTATCCCTTTCGTGCTAATCCTCATTTTAAAGCCTGGTGCCCGGAAACCCAGTTGCCTAATGCCTGGATTATCTTGAAGCCGAACACTCGACCGACACTAGTTTTATTAAGTTCTCCGGACTTTTGGCATACGACGGCAAGCCTCGAGGGTGCTCCTTGGTTAGAAGAGTTCCACGTGGAACACATCAGTTCGCCAGAGGCCATTGAAAAACTGCTTCCTTACGGAAAGAAAAACGCGGCTTACCTTGGTGAACATATTGAGGTTGCCAAGGCTCTGGGTTTTGAGAATATAAACCCAGATCCTGTGCTTCACTTTTTTCATTATCATCGCTTGTTTAAAACCGACTACGAAATTGCCTGTTTAACCCAGGCAAACCACCTTGCGGCTGAAGGCCATGTTGCGGCCGCTGACGCGTTTTTTAACGGTGAGTCGGAGTTTGATTGTCTGCTGAAATACATGGCGGCTACTCGGCAAGGGCAGAACGAAGTGCCTTATAATCACATTATTGGACAAAATGAAAATGCCAGTGTTTTGCATCACTGGATGCCCGACAAGAAAGTTTCAGGCTCGCTCAAGTCGATGCTGGTTGATGCGGGCGCTGAGGTTTGCGGTTATGCTGCCGATGTTAGCCGTACCTGGTCTAAACAACACAATGAATACGAAGAGCTGATAGCTGCACTTGATCAAATTACATTGGCTTTAATTGATAAAATGAAGCCGGGCGTTGAATTCCCTGCGCTGCACCAGTTGGCTCATGAACAAATTGCTAATGTACTGTTTGCTTTTGGTTTTGTCAGTTGCAGTCCAGAACAAATGATTGAAGACGGTATAACCACGGTATTTCTTCCGCATGGCTTAGGGCACCCCTTGGGCCTGCAGGTACACGACGTTGGTGCCGCGCAGGCTGATGAAAGGGGCACTCCAATAGCACCACCAAGTGGTCACCTTACGTTAAAAACCACTCGTACCGTAGAGCCTCGACAGGTTTATACCATTGAACCTGGAATCTACTTTATTGAGCCTTTGCTGCAGAAGCTGGCAAATTCGCGCAATAAGCATTTAATTAACTGGCGCCGAGTGGATGAATTTAAACCCTTTGGTGGCGTGCGAGTTGAGGATAATATTGTGGTTTACCGGGAGCGAAATGATAACCTTACACGCCAAACTGCTTTAGATGAGTACGTGAAAAAGGTTACCCGTCTTGCATGA
- a CDS encoding L-threonylcarbamoyladenylate synthase — MADTWEAAHRAIKTGIIAYPTEAVFGLGCDPRNEVAVQRLLSLKQRPVEKGLILIAADYSQLLPYIEDSAIAQDKRFSVLSHWPGPVTLILPVRKGVSTLLTGGRDTIAVRVTAHEPARALCRELGHALVSTSANLTGQEPARTAAEVRQQFGDSVDWIMDENTGGAANPTRIINPLNNQVLRDDA, encoded by the coding sequence ATGGCAGACACATGGGAAGCAGCGCACCGCGCTATAAAAACGGGCATTATTGCCTATCCGACAGAGGCGGTATTCGGACTGGGATGCGATCCTCGCAATGAGGTTGCTGTGCAGAGGCTATTAAGCCTGAAACAGCGGCCCGTTGAGAAAGGTCTTATATTAATTGCCGCCGATTACAGTCAGTTACTTCCCTATATTGAGGACTCCGCTATTGCGCAGGACAAACGTTTCAGCGTTTTGTCACATTGGCCTGGGCCAGTTACATTAATTCTGCCGGTAAGAAAGGGCGTATCAACCTTATTGACGGGCGGTCGCGATACCATCGCTGTGCGAGTAACTGCGCATGAACCTGCCAGAGCGCTGTGCCGCGAACTGGGCCATGCTTTAGTCTCTACCAGCGCCAATTTAACTGGCCAGGAACCCGCCCGAACCGCGGCAGAGGTTCGTCAGCAATTTGGTGACAGCGTGGACTGGATAATGGATGAAAACACCGGTGGAGCCGCAAACCCTACTCGTATTATAAACCCACTAAATAATCAGGTTCTCAGAGACGATGCATAA
- a CDS encoding DUF494 family protein — MFDILMYLFENYIHSEMEVVVDHDELTNELTRAGFRHQEIQKALAWLERLADLQQMETKSYLDVAPQQSTRIYTAAEMTRLDSQSRGFLMYLENLGVLDFATREVVIDRVMELETPNFTLDDLKWVVLMVLFNVPGQEAAYDQMEGLLFEEAEGPLH; from the coding sequence ATGTTTGATATCCTCATGTACTTGTTTGAAAACTACATTCATTCGGAAATGGAAGTTGTAGTTGATCACGATGAGTTAACCAATGAACTTACCCGGGCTGGTTTCCGTCACCAGGAAATCCAGAAGGCTTTGGCGTGGCTAGAACGCCTGGCCGATTTACAGCAAATGGAAACCAAATCTTATCTGGATGTTGCTCCCCAGCAGTCAACCCGTATTTATACTGCGGCAGAGATGACTCGTTTGGACAGCCAGAGTCGGGGTTTTCTGATGTACCTGGAAAATCTGGGTGTGCTTGATTTTGCTACGCGCGAAGTGGTCATTGACCGTGTGATGGAACTGGAAACGCCGAACTTTACTCTGGATGACCTGAAATGGGTTGTACTTATGGTGTTGTTTAATGTTCCGGGCCAGGAAGCCGCGTACGACCAAATGGAAGGTTTGCTGTTTGAGGAAGCTGAAGGACCCCTGCATTAA
- the def gene encoding peptide deformylase, protein MAKMTVLQYPDERLRKVAQKIEKVDDNIRSVIDDMFETMYEEQGVGLAATQVDVHRRLFVSDCSEDQNEPLVFINPEITEAEGHFKNDEGCLSFPGVYAKVERAEKITVTALDKNGERFSRSAEGLLAICIQHEMDHLDGKLFVDYLSPLKRERIRKKLEKEQRLAEKQAAEAQ, encoded by the coding sequence ATGGCAAAAATGACGGTTCTGCAATATCCGGACGAACGTTTGCGCAAAGTCGCACAGAAGATTGAAAAGGTAGATGACAATATCCGCTCGGTTATCGACGATATGTTTGAAACCATGTACGAAGAACAAGGCGTAGGCCTTGCGGCAACCCAGGTTGACGTGCACAGACGGCTGTTTGTTTCTGATTGCAGCGAAGATCAAAACGAACCGCTGGTGTTCATTAACCCGGAAATTACCGAAGCGGAAGGCCACTTTAAGAACGATGAAGGCTGTCTGTCGTTTCCCGGCGTTTACGCAAAAGTTGAACGCGCTGAGAAAATTACAGTGACTGCACTGGATAAAAACGGTGAGCGTTTCAGCCGTTCGGCTGAAGGGCTACTGGCTATTTGTATTCAGCATGAAATGGATCACTTAGACGGTAAACTCTTCGTCGACTATTTGTCGCCACTAAAACGCGAGCGCATTCGCAAAAAGCTTGAGAAAGAGCAACGTTTAGCCGAGAAGCAAGCGGCGGAAGCACAATAA
- the fmt gene encoding methionyl-tRNA formyltransferase, translated as MRIVFAGTPDFAAQHLQQLLDESHQVVGVYTQPDRPAGRGKKPQPSAVKKLALEHQLPVYQPESLKSDEDQAALAELKPDVMVVVAYGLLLPQAVLDIPAKGCLNVHGSLLPRWRGAAPIQRAIWAGDLESGVCIMQMEAGLDTGPVLHEERCAISPDETSASLYHKLESLGPKALIKVLEDLDGYQSQAKPQSDANATYAKKLTKQEGKIDWTQPAAFIERCVRAFNPWPMSWCQSENLKAGQNTLKIHAAELIQGASNKGPGTIINSTHEGIDVVTGDGILRITQAQMPGKKVQPASTLVNGYSNVFSPGLELQ; from the coding sequence ATGCGAATTGTCTTTGCCGGTACTCCGGACTTTGCAGCACAACACTTACAGCAACTACTTGATGAATCTCATCAGGTAGTGGGTGTTTATACGCAGCCCGACAGGCCTGCAGGACGAGGTAAAAAGCCACAACCCAGTGCAGTTAAAAAGCTAGCTCTTGAGCACCAGCTTCCTGTTTATCAGCCCGAGTCTTTAAAGTCGGATGAGGATCAGGCTGCACTAGCCGAGCTAAAACCTGACGTTATGGTTGTGGTGGCTTATGGCTTACTGCTTCCGCAGGCGGTATTGGATATTCCCGCAAAAGGATGCCTGAACGTACACGGTTCTTTGTTGCCCCGCTGGCGAGGTGCCGCTCCAATTCAACGCGCGATATGGGCTGGCGATTTAGAATCCGGTGTCTGCATTATGCAAATGGAAGCCGGCCTGGATACCGGTCCGGTGCTGCACGAAGAGCGCTGCGCTATCAGTCCGGACGAAACCTCGGCTTCGCTTTATCACAAGCTTGAAAGCCTGGGGCCTAAGGCATTAATTAAAGTTTTAGAAGACCTCGACGGCTATCAGAGCCAGGCTAAGCCGCAAAGTGACGCCAATGCCACTTATGCGAAAAAGCTGACCAAGCAGGAAGGTAAAATAGACTGGACACAACCGGCGGCCTTTATCGAACGCTGCGTACGAGCGTTTAACCCCTGGCCAATGAGCTGGTGCCAGTCAGAAAATTTAAAAGCCGGACAGAACACACTAAAAATTCACGCAGCTGAACTTATTCAGGGTGCCAGCAATAAAGGTCCGGGAACGATTATTAACAGCACACACGAAGGCATCGACGTGGTGACGGGGGACGGTATCTTACGTATCACTCAAGCGCAGATGCCAGGCAAAAAGGTTCAGCCAGCCAGTACCCTAGTAAACGGTTATAGTAATGTCTTTAGCCCGGGACTGGAATTACAATGA